The Nostoc sp. 'Lobaria pulmonaria (5183) cyanobiont' genome window below encodes:
- a CDS encoding diguanylate cyclase domain-containing protein: MPKNISVADLIAFDRLQTPIWIYDIQNLQMWWANQSALHIWNAQSREELLNRNFSDISQSTHTRMQSYVQEFQQGKTIAENWTFYPEGKPVSLRCIFSGIQIEQGRIAMLVEGTTQLINQIDRETLRSIEALRHTTAIVSLYTMDGVPLMQNPAALRCYRDTLHPNSSVENIFLSHFVDKSVGQQAMEVINLGEVFSIEAQVFTTEGIQWHGIDIRCTRDPVTGNSIILVNEKNITKQQAALQEHQRTESELRWRETLLRSMTDTSLLGFFVVDNHTDEILYFNHHFCKIWGIEHLEDQMRLGALKNNHIIPECIPSIVDVSAFAESFKLLQSEENRSTIEDEILFVDGRTIRRFSSQIRDIQDRYFGRLYIFEDITPRKQIEAALKTSEERWQYALEGNGDGVWDLNAETNEVFFSRRWKKMLGFAEDEIGNTLSEWEQRVHPDDKARVYEEILKHLYGETQQYVSEYRIECKDGTYKWILDRGQISSRAANGFPLRMLGTHTDITERKRMEEALREGEQRYRSVITAMAEGIVLQQSDGRITACNDSAERILGLTADQMIGRTSIASLWQAIHENGTFFPEETHPTVVTLRTGQPQFNVIMGVYKPDNSLTWISINSQPLFESDESKPSAVVTSFTDITDRKQAQIALQQQTERERMVYAIAQHIRKSLDLDEILNTTVAEVRHFLQTDRVLIYRFNPDWSGVVVTESVAEGWQAILNMEITDNYFVETQGQYYQQSTLKVTPDIYTAGFSPCHVELLQQLQVRAKLVVPILQGDRLWGLLVAHDCSTPREWQPWESELLQQLATQVAIAIQQSELYQQLQRANQQLENMVMVDELTQIANRRCFDIKLNSVWQYLLREQGFVSLLLCDIDYFKQYNDTYGHATGDDCLRFIAQAFKQSVKRSRDLVARYGGEEFVVILPSTDSDGAFYVAQEIHKALEQLNIPHAASAVKHHVTLSIGIATVIPTPNMVPLNLIEAADQALYQAKANGRNRSCINRLS; the protein is encoded by the coding sequence TTGCCAAAGAATATATCAGTTGCAGACTTGATTGCATTTGACCGATTACAAACTCCAATTTGGATTTATGATATTCAAAATTTGCAGATGTGGTGGGCGAATCAATCCGCTCTGCATATTTGGAATGCTCAAAGTCGAGAAGAATTGCTCAATCGCAACTTCAGTGATATTTCCCAGTCTACTCACACTCGAATGCAAAGCTATGTGCAAGAATTTCAGCAAGGGAAAACCATCGCTGAAAACTGGACATTTTACCCAGAAGGAAAACCTGTTTCTCTTCGCTGCATCTTTTCTGGAATTCAAATTGAACAAGGGCGAATAGCGATGCTGGTTGAAGGAACAACACAACTTATCAATCAGATCGATCGAGAAACACTCAGATCGATTGAAGCCCTACGTCATACCACAGCGATCGTCTCGCTTTACACGATGGATGGTGTACCTTTGATGCAAAACCCGGCAGCCCTTCGCTGTTATCGGGATACCCTGCACCCTAACTCGTCAGTTGAGAATATTTTCCTAAGTCACTTTGTCGACAAGAGTGTTGGGCAACAAGCTATGGAAGTGATTAATTTAGGTGAGGTGTTCAGCATAGAGGCTCAGGTGTTCACTACTGAGGGGATTCAATGGCATGGGATAGATATACGATGCACCCGCGATCCTGTAACGGGTAATTCCATTATCCTCGTTAACGAAAAGAATATTACCAAGCAACAAGCTGCGCTACAAGAACATCAGCGTACAGAGTCAGAATTGCGCTGGCGGGAAACTTTGCTGCGTTCCATGACTGACACTTCCTTGCTGGGATTCTTTGTTGTTGACAATCACACCGACGAAATCCTTTATTTCAATCATCACTTCTGTAAAATTTGGGGCATCGAACATCTAGAAGACCAAATGCGTTTGGGTGCTTTAAAAAATAATCACATCATTCCTGAGTGTATACCTTCAATTGTTGATGTATCGGCATTTGCCGAATCCTTTAAACTGTTGCAGTCTGAAGAAAATCGTAGCACGATTGAGGATGAAATTTTATTTGTCGATGGGCGAACGATTCGCCGCTTTTCCAGCCAAATTCGGGATATTCAGGATCGATACTTTGGGCGGTTATACATTTTTGAAGACATCACCCCACGCAAACAAATCGAAGCCGCACTCAAAACCAGTGAAGAAAGATGGCAGTATGCCTTGGAAGGAAATGGGGACGGAGTTTGGGACTTGAATGCCGAAACTAACGAAGTCTTTTTCTCCCGGCGGTGGAAAAAAATGTTAGGGTTTGCAGAGGATGAAATTGGAAATACCCTCAGTGAATGGGAACAACGGGTTCACCCTGATGATAAAGCGAGGGTTTACGAGGAAATTCTCAAGCATTTGTACGGTGAAACCCAACAATATGTCAGTGAATATCGGATCGAGTGCAAAGATGGAACCTACAAGTGGATTTTAGATCGGGGGCAAATTTCGAGTCGCGCAGCCAATGGTTTTCCCCTACGGATGTTAGGAACCCATACTGATATTACTGAACGCAAGCGTATGGAAGAAGCACTGCGAGAAGGCGAACAACGCTATCGTTCCGTAATTACAGCGATGGCAGAAGGTATTGTCCTACAGCAATCCGATGGGCGAATTACCGCTTGTAACGACAGTGCCGAAAGAATTTTAGGGTTAACAGCCGATCAAATGATCGGGCGAACTTCCATCGCTTCACTATGGCAAGCTATTCATGAAAATGGTACTTTTTTTCCAGAGGAAACTCACCCCACCGTTGTTACTTTACGCACCGGACAACCCCAATTTAACGTGATTATGGGAGTTTACAAACCTGATAATAGCTTGACTTGGATTTCAATCAATTCTCAGCCACTATTTGAATCCGATGAATCAAAACCATCTGCGGTGGTGACATCATTTACAGACATCACAGACCGCAAACAGGCACAAATTGCCCTGCAACAGCAAACAGAACGGGAACGCATGGTCTATGCGATCGCTCAACATATCCGCAAATCTTTGGACTTAGATGAAATATTGAATACAACTGTTGCCGAAGTTCGACATTTTCTGCAAACCGATCGGGTACTCATCTACCGCTTTAACCCTGATTGGAGTGGTGTGGTTGTCACCGAGTCTGTAGCAGAAGGTTGGCAAGCAATTTTGAATATGGAAATTACAGACAACTATTTTGTCGAAACACAGGGACAGTATTATCAACAAAGTACCCTTAAAGTCACTCCAGATATCTACACCGCCGGATTTTCCCCTTGTCATGTAGAGTTATTGCAACAGTTGCAAGTCAGAGCCAAGCTAGTTGTACCAATTTTACAAGGCGATCGCCTTTGGGGACTTTTGGTTGCTCATGATTGTAGCACCCCGCGTGAGTGGCAACCTTGGGAGAGCGAACTGCTTCAGCAATTGGCAACACAGGTAGCGATCGCTATTCAACAATCAGAACTTTATCAACAATTGCAGCGTGCTAACCAGCAACTTGAAAATATGGTGATGGTGGATGAATTAACTCAAATCGCCAATCGCCGATGTTTTGATATTAAACTTAATTCTGTCTGGCAATATCTTTTACGAGAACAAGGTTTTGTCTCACTACTTTTATGCGACATTGATTATTTTAAACAATATAACGATACTTATGGTCATGCAACTGGAGATGATTGTTTGCGCTTTATTGCCCAAGCTTTCAAACAAAGTGTCAAACGTTCTAGAGATTTAGTTGCTCGTTATGGCGGAGAAGAGTTTGTTGTCATCTTGCCTAGCACTGATAGTGATGGGGCTTTTTACGTTGCCCAAGAAATTCATAAAGCTCTAGAACAGCTAAATATTCCCCATGCAGCATCGGCTGTGAAACATCACGTCACCTTGAGTATTGGAATTGCTACAGTGATTCCAACACCCAATATGGTTCCTTTAAATTTGATTGAGGCAGCAGATCAAGCCCTTTATCAAGCCAAAGCAAACGGGCGTAATCGTTCTTGTATAAATAGACTGTCTTAG
- a CDS encoding GAF domain-containing protein — translation MTKARYIDYYYNITMLFNRLSGSEIDLKQILDQIRMLADQIHQSLGVSEILKIIVSEVRKTLESDRAIIYRFLSDADGVIAEESVSHEWKLILGQLIYDPCFNATWVERYRDGSVGVIEDIHTTNLDPCYKKLLTDLQVRANLVVPILVNNQEIDGVSNIYPHLWGLLIAHQCSGSRQWSSLEIEYFQLIAAELGIALGEAERHQRKATSCQNLTLQLNQNLKNLTV, via the coding sequence TTGACGAAAGCTAGATACATTGACTACTACTATAATATTACTATGCTGTTCAATCGTCTATCGGGTTCTGAAATTGATTTAAAGCAAATCCTCGATCAAATTAGGATGCTCGCCGATCAAATTCATCAGTCACTTGGAGTGAGTGAAATTCTCAAGATTATTGTCAGCGAAGTTAGAAAAACTTTAGAAAGCGATCGCGCTATTATCTATCGCTTTTTGTCCGATGCAGATGGAGTCATCGCAGAAGAGTCTGTAAGTCATGAATGGAAACTGATTTTAGGGCAATTAATTTACGATCCTTGCTTCAATGCGACATGGGTAGAGCGATATCGAGATGGAAGCGTCGGTGTCATTGAAGACATTCATACTACAAACCTTGACCCTTGTTATAAAAAGTTATTAACGGACTTGCAGGTTCGAGCTAATTTAGTAGTACCAATTTTAGTAAACAATCAAGAAATTGATGGAGTTTCTAATATATATCCTCATTTGTGGGGCTTACTAATTGCTCACCAGTGCAGTGGCTCACGTCAATGGAGTTCTTTAGAAATTGAGTATTTCCAACTGATAGCCGCAGAGCTAGGAATCGCTCTTGGGGAAGCAGAACGCCATCAGCGAAAGGCTACATCCTGCCAAAACCTAACGCTGCAACTCAATCAAAACCTAAAAAATTTGACAGTTTAG
- a CDS encoding carbonic anhydrase has translation MSRINGFVGRRNFLKFASVVGIATTTFGDSFWNPEQTAVADIHPVNPNSINPNEAIRRLLDGNQRFIHQKRQYPDQSLEHLRLVAKAQYPFAAILGCADSRVPAEIIFDRGLGDLFVVRVAGNVVSDTIIGSLEYSTVVLGSQLIMVLGHRRCGAVAEAIKNEPLPGRIGLIIEGIKPSVERVKFKTGDNMQDAVIANIQYQTEKLQESSTILAKLLREGKLKIVGACYDIDTGKVNIIT, from the coding sequence ATGAGTCGAATTAATGGATTTGTCGGGCGACGTAATTTCTTGAAATTCGCTAGTGTTGTAGGTATTGCAACTACTACTTTTGGTGATAGCTTTTGGAATCCAGAGCAAACTGCTGTTGCTGATATTCACCCAGTTAACCCTAATTCAATCAATCCGAATGAAGCCATCAGACGCTTGCTTGATGGTAATCAAAGATTTATCCATCAAAAACGTCAATATCCCGATCAATCACTAGAACACCTACGATTAGTTGCTAAAGCTCAGTATCCCTTTGCCGCCATATTGGGCTGTGCAGATTCTAGAGTACCTGCGGAAATTATCTTCGATCGAGGACTTGGAGATTTATTTGTCGTGCGAGTTGCTGGTAATGTTGTCAGTGACACGATTATAGGTAGTCTGGAATATTCTACAGTAGTGTTGGGTTCGCAGTTGATTATGGTTTTGGGTCATAGAAGATGCGGTGCAGTAGCAGAAGCAATCAAAAACGAACCACTTCCAGGAAGAATTGGTTTGATTATTGAGGGCATCAAACCATCTGTAGAAAGGGTAAAGTTCAAAACGGGTGATAATATGCAAGATGCAGTTATAGCCAACATTCAGTATCAAACTGAAAAATTGCAAGAAAGCTCAACTATTTTAGCTAAATTGCTCCGTGAAGGTAAACTAAAAATTGTTGGTGCTTGTTACGATATTGATACTGGTAAAGTCAACATTATTACTTGA
- a CDS encoding Ig-like domain-containing protein — translation MQKLHQLTGANITASTTPTGNAALGGDWNLQVKVGKDFSMPDPIALAFRQETISTYTGLLAPGNLDTTFGVGGKVITNIGGSDTAYAVAIQADGKIVVVGETYNSNGDFAVARYNPNGSLDSSFGNSGKAIADFANQTDRAYSVAIQSDGKILIGGITYNGNQVDAGLVRYNSNGSLDTSFGNGGKVVTNFEGKNEWIQSITVQSDGKIIVGGYLNPNDGSLNNDFALIRYNSDGSLDTSFGNGGKVITSMSNGQDFIASILIQPDGKIVVTGSAMNINGNNNFILARYNSNGSIDTNFGSNGKVITDFPGTDDFANSVALQSDGKIVVAGSTGNIGANGDFALARYNSDGTLDANFGNGGKVVTDLGSSNDVGQSLAILQNGKIVVSGFAQNGSDRRDFALAVYNSNGSLDTSFGNSGKVITPVASSYSQNTAVAVQSDGKIVVSGSDNGNFLVTRYEAPSNNLPTPLNLTYYKLATSDFLQDWSNPNLITTDDDWSNLPNIRGFRGDGLVSSTGTNPQTVLADGSTTPVDVNANQSNPNTYTNSGITEFALSNPTIALRGSSTATAPNLVIYLDATGRQNLQLSFTLRDIDTSTRDAIQSVAVQYRIGNTGNFTNLPAAFVPDASNNASTSASYDAREARISVLLPPEVTNQAQVQVRFITTDANGEDEWIGVDDIKVTSKAIGTNQPPVVTNDTYFVSANTSLQTAAAITSLTLDSDRGNYIGQSDYYSYTPATGKFNAVRAYPTNPSSNNGIRISYSESGTGGTWWDLSFAAPFNAPLTVATTYTGAARFPFQTSNQPGLDVGGAGRGYNNLTGQFTVNQIVYGSGSEILNFDATFQEYGDGDPASESFKGRIQYRATPNNLFAGVLTNDTDSENTALKATLVSGPNNGSLVFNSDGSFTYTPNAGFQGIDTFSYKANDAMSTTGYAYADSNIATVTLNVGNQAPTVTLPSTNPTYFENAPAIFIDPNATVTDFDSLNFDSGKLTVRFSNGGTPDDRFAIQNSPTNKIEYFGTNVFYNTSLIGNYTGGIGIQDLVINFNYNATPTAVQALIRSINYANVSENPSTTPRLVSFVLTDGDGGTSATVSKTINVTAINDSPTISLPGTNPTYTENDPAIFIDPNATVADLDSQDFDSGKLTVRFSNGGSADDRLMIQSNTTNKIQVNNNTSFLYNGSLIGTFSGGIGTQDLVINFTSKATPTAVQALIRSISYANVSENPATTGRTVSFVLTDGDGGTSANVFKAINVTAVNHSPILSLPGTNPTYTENDPAIFIDLSATVLDPDSQDFDSGKLTVQFSNGGSADDRLIVQSSTINKIAVNDTSILYDTSLIATFSGGIGTQDLVINFNSKATPAAIQALIRSITYVNISENPSTTARTISFVLTDGDGGTSATVSKTINLTAVNDAPVVTANQSFSVNENSSNNTVVGTVVATDIEGTSSFSNWTIIDGNLDLDGDGKTAFSINPTSGQIIVSDRDDLDFESHPTFQLQVTVSDGTDISAKQAIAVNLNDVSEKTIYGTSSGNRLNGGTTDDTIYGYAGNDYLYGHDGNDRLIGGTGNDYLYGGKGDDILDGGDGIDSVSESADVNFTLTNTQLSGLGNDSLINIERVTLTGGISNNTLNASSFTIASVYLYGGNGNDSLLGGSNNDYLYGQNDSDRLIGNAGNDYLYGGAGDDILIGGAGNDLLYGQTGADIFVLASGNGSDTIFDFKDGIDKLGLFGGLTYGALTISASSNKTSIRITSTNETLAILSGINPSLITESGFIPVL, via the coding sequence TTGCAGAAGTTACACCAATTGACGGGAGCAAATATTACTGCTTCTACTACACCGACAGGTAATGCAGCCTTGGGAGGAGATTGGAATTTACAGGTTAAAGTCGGCAAAGATTTTTCAATGCCAGATCCTATAGCTTTGGCATTTCGACAAGAGACTATTTCTACTTATACAGGACTACTTGCTCCTGGAAACCTCGATACTACCTTTGGAGTTGGTGGTAAGGTGATTACAAATATTGGTGGTAGTGACACAGCTTATGCTGTTGCGATTCAAGCGGATGGCAAGATTGTAGTAGTAGGAGAAACCTACAACAGCAATGGTGACTTTGCGGTGGCTCGTTATAATCCAAATGGTAGCCTGGATAGCAGCTTTGGCAATAGCGGCAAGGCGATCGCAGATTTTGCTAACCAAACCGATAGGGCTTACAGTGTTGCCATTCAGTCAGATGGCAAAATTTTAATCGGCGGAATTACTTACAATGGCAACCAGGTTGATGCTGGTCTTGTACGCTACAACTCTAATGGCAGCTTGGATACCAGCTTTGGCAATGGCGGAAAAGTTGTTACAAACTTTGAGGGTAAAAACGAATGGATACAAAGCATTACCGTCCAGTCAGACGGCAAAATTATTGTGGGGGGATATCTTAACCCAAATGACGGTTCCCTCAATAATGACTTTGCCCTGATACGTTACAACTCAGATGGTAGTCTGGATACTAGCTTTGGTAATGGGGGTAAGGTTATTACTTCCATGAGCAACGGCCAAGACTTTATTGCAAGTATCCTGATTCAGCCAGACGGTAAGATTGTAGTGACTGGGAGTGCCATGAACATTAATGGCAACAATAATTTTATCCTGGCACGTTACAACTCTAATGGCAGTATAGATACTAATTTTGGCAGTAACGGTAAAGTAATCACAGACTTTCCTGGCACAGATGACTTTGCAAATAGTGTTGCTCTGCAATCTGACGGCAAAATTGTTGTGGCCGGATCTACTGGGAATATTGGTGCCAATGGAGATTTTGCTCTAGCGCGGTATAACTCTGATGGCACTCTGGACGCTAATTTTGGTAATGGCGGTAAGGTTGTTACAGATTTAGGCAGCAGCAATGATGTTGGTCAAAGTTTGGCTATTTTGCAGAATGGCAAAATTGTCGTGTCTGGGTTTGCCCAAAACGGAAGCGATCGCCGTGATTTTGCTTTAGCTGTCTACAACTCTAATGGCAGCTTAGATACCAGCTTTGGCAATAGTGGTAAAGTCATAACCCCCGTTGCCAGTAGTTATTCTCAAAATACTGCGGTTGCCGTTCAGTCTGACGGTAAGATTGTGGTTTCGGGAAGTGACAACGGTAACTTTCTTGTAACACGTTACGAGGCACCCTCTAATAATCTTCCCACTCCCTTGAATTTAACTTATTACAAACTAGCAACAAGCGACTTTCTCCAAGACTGGTCAAATCCTAATTTGATTACTACGGATGATGATTGGAGTAATTTACCCAATATCAGGGGTTTTCGAGGTGATGGTTTAGTTAGTAGCACGGGGACTAACCCACAAACAGTATTAGCTGATGGGTCTACAACTCCTGTTGATGTGAATGCTAATCAAAGTAATCCAAATACCTACACAAATAGCGGGATTACAGAATTTGCATTGAGCAATCCAACTATTGCCCTCAGAGGCTCATCAACCGCTACAGCACCGAATTTAGTTATTTATTTAGATGCTACTGGGCGGCAAAATCTCCAACTTAGCTTTACGCTACGTGATATAGACACCTCAACCCGCGATGCCATTCAATCTGTTGCTGTACAATACCGCATTGGAAATACAGGGAATTTCACCAACCTGCCAGCTGCTTTTGTACCCGATGCTTCTAATAACGCCTCAACCTCAGCGTCTTATGACGCACGTGAAGCACGGATAAGTGTCTTATTACCACCCGAAGTTACTAATCAGGCACAAGTTCAAGTTCGGTTTATTACTACTGATGCGAATGGAGAAGATGAGTGGATTGGGGTTGATGATATCAAGGTTACGAGTAAAGCTATTGGCACTAATCAGCCGCCAGTGGTGACAAACGATACTTATTTTGTCTCAGCCAATACTTCCTTGCAGACTGCTGCTGCGATTACATCGCTGACTTTAGATAGCGATCGCGGTAACTACATCGGTCAGAGTGATTACTATAGCTATACTCCCGCCACAGGTAAGTTTAACGCTGTTCGTGCTTACCCCACCAATCCCAGTAGCAACAACGGTATCCGCATCAGCTACTCTGAATCTGGAACTGGCGGCACATGGTGGGATCTTTCATTTGCAGCTCCATTTAACGCTCCACTTACAGTAGCCACTACATACACAGGTGCAGCACGTTTCCCATTTCAAACCTCTAATCAGCCTGGTTTAGATGTAGGTGGTGCTGGACGCGGCTATAACAACTTGACAGGCCAGTTTACAGTTAACCAAATCGTCTACGGTTCTGGCAGCGAAATTCTCAATTTTGATGCCACCTTCCAAGAATACGGTGATGGCGACCCTGCCAGCGAAAGTTTCAAAGGTCGCATTCAATACCGCGCTACTCCTAACAATTTATTTGCTGGTGTATTAACCAATGACACAGATAGCGAAAATACGGCACTAAAAGCAACCCTAGTGTCTGGGCCAAATAACGGTAGCCTTGTTTTTAATTCTGATGGGTCTTTTACTTACACTCCTAATGCTGGCTTTCAAGGTATTGATACATTCAGCTATAAAGCTAATGATGCGATGTCTACGACGGGCTACGCCTACGCAGATTCTAATATTGCAACAGTAACTTTAAATGTTGGTAATCAAGCGCCTACAGTTACTTTGCCCAGCACAAACCCCACTTACTTTGAAAATGCACCTGCTATCTTCATCGACCCGAATGCAACTGTCACAGACTTTGATTCCTTAAACTTCGATTCAGGTAAATTAACTGTTCGCTTCAGTAATGGCGGTACTCCTGATGACCGTTTTGCCATTCAAAATAGCCCGACAAATAAAATTGAATATTTTGGTACAAATGTTTTTTACAATACTAGCTTGATTGGTAATTACACTGGTGGCATCGGCATTCAAGATTTAGTCATCAACTTCAACTATAATGCTACGCCTACTGCCGTCCAAGCCTTGATACGCAGTATTAATTACGCCAATGTCTCTGAAAATCCCTCCACTACTCCCCGTCTTGTCAGCTTTGTATTGACTGATGGTGATGGCGGTACTAGTGCCACAGTTTCCAAGACGATTAACGTTACTGCTATTAATGATTCTCCTACAATCAGTTTGCCAGGAACTAATCCCACCTACACTGAAAACGACCCTGCTATCTTCATTGATCCTAATGCAACTGTTGCAGACCTTGATTCCCAAGACTTCGATTCAGGTAAATTGACTGTTCGCTTCAGTAATGGTGGAAGTGCTGACGATCGCCTCATGATCCAAAGCAACACAACAAATAAAATTCAAGTCAACAACAACACAAGCTTTTTGTACAATGGTAGCCTGATCGGTACTTTCAGTGGTGGTATTGGGACTCAAGACTTGGTAATCAACTTTACCTCTAAAGCTACGCCTACTGCCGTCCAAGCCTTGATACGTAGTATTAGTTACGCCAATGTCTCTGAGAATCCCGCTACTACTGGCCGTACTGTCAGCTTTGTGTTGACTGATGGTGATGGCGGTACTAGTGCTAATGTCTTTAAGGCGATTAATGTTACTGCTGTCAACCATTCTCCTATACTCAGTTTGCCAGGAACTAATCCCACCTATACTGAAAACGACCCTGCTATTTTCATTGATCTTAGTGCAACCGTCCTAGACCCTGATTCCCAAGACTTCGATTCAGGTAAATTGACTGTTCAATTCAGTAATGGCGGAAGTGCTGACGATCGCCTCATCGTCCAAAGCAGCACAATAAATAAAATTGCAGTCAACGACACAAGCATTTTGTACGATACTAGCTTGATTGCTACTTTCAGTGGCGGTATTGGCACTCAAGACTTGGTAATCAACTTTAACTCTAAAGCTACACCTGCTGCTATCCAAGCCTTGATACGCAGTATTACTTATGTCAACATCTCTGAGAATCCCTCCACTACTGCCCGTACTATCAGCTTTGTGTTGACTGATGGTGATGGCGGTACTAGTGCTACAGTTTCCAAGACTATTAACTTGACTGCTGTCAATGATGCCCCAGTTGTTACTGCAAATCAAAGCTTCAGCGTTAATGAAAATAGCAGTAATAACACGGTAGTTGGTACTGTAGTTGCTACCGATATCGAGGGAACTAGCTCATTTTCCAACTGGACAATTATTGATGGCAATCTCGATCTCGATGGAGATGGGAAAACTGCTTTTAGCATCAACCCCACTTCAGGACAAATTATTGTTAGCGATCGCGATGACCTTGACTTTGAGAGCCATCCTACCTTTCAATTACAAGTTACTGTCAGTGATGGCACTGATATAAGTGCTAAACAAGCGATCGCTGTCAATCTTAATGATGTCAGCGAAAAGACCATCTATGGTACGTCTTCAGGCAATAGGCTAAATGGCGGTACAACTGATGATACTATCTACGGCTATGCAGGAAATGACTACCTTTACGGTCATGATGGTAACGATCGCCTGATTGGTGGTACTGGCAATGACTACCTTTATGGCGGTAAAGGCGATGATATTCTCGACGGTGGTGATGGCATTGATTCGGTAAGTGAATCCGCCGATGTCAACTTTACCTTGACTAACACTCAACTAAGCGGTTTAGGTAATGATAGCCTGATCAATATTGAACGAGTAACATTGACAGGTGGCATTAGTAACAATACTTTAAATGCTTCATCATTCACGATTGCTAGTGTCTATCTTTATGGCGGTAATGGTAATGATAGTCTCTTAGGCGGCAGTAACAATGATTACCTGTACGGTCAGAATGACAGCGATCGCCTGATTGGTAATGCTGGCAATGACTACCTTTATGGTGGTGCAGGTGATGACATCCTGATTGGCGGCGCTGGCAACGATTTACTTTATGGACAAACAGGTGCGGATATTTTTGTTCTCGCATCAGGAAACGGCAGTGATACCATTTTTGATTTTAAGGATGGCATCGACAAACTTGGTTTATTCGGTGGTTTAACTTATGGCGCTTTAACTATCTCTGCAAGTAGTAATAAGACTTCTATTCGGATTACTTCCACAAATGAGACATTAGCTATTTTGAGCGGCATCAATCCCAGCTTGATTACAGAGAGTGGTTTTATACCAGTTCTCTAG
- the mreD gene encoding rod shape-determining protein MreD, with translation MKIPAFGGSRQKKPKSSARKSKFQIQPLARWHPGIRQLFGWIVTAISVLLCLLLLPTRFPGMELLGIGPNWLLIWVVAWSVKRTVFAGALAGIVLGLLQDSMTSPNPSHAISLGIVGVLTGLLQKQRFIEEDFISIAVIVFVMAVLAETIFGLQLTLLGNERKVTDIWIYYQRVALASAILSSLWAPVVYYPLNLWWQRIKLLEQQ, from the coding sequence ATGAAGATTCCTGCATTTGGTGGTAGCAGGCAGAAAAAGCCAAAATCGTCAGCGCGAAAATCGAAATTCCAAATCCAGCCGCTTGCTCGTTGGCATCCCGGTATACGTCAGTTGTTTGGTTGGATAGTGACGGCTATTTCTGTACTGTTATGTTTACTATTATTACCAACCCGATTCCCAGGTATGGAATTGTTAGGAATTGGCCCTAACTGGCTATTAATTTGGGTGGTAGCTTGGAGTGTAAAGCGCACGGTGTTTGCCGGAGCATTGGCAGGTATAGTTCTCGGGCTACTCCAAGATTCAATGACATCACCTAATCCAAGTCATGCCATCAGTTTAGGGATAGTGGGAGTTTTAACTGGTCTGCTCCAAAAACAGCGTTTTATCGAAGAAGATTTTATTTCAATTGCTGTAATTGTTTTTGTTATGGCAGTTTTGGCAGAAACTATCTTTGGGTTGCAATTAACTTTGCTCGGTAATGAGCGCAAGGTGACAGATATTTGGATATATTACCAGCGGGTCGCTCTTGCTTCTGCCATTCTGAGTAGTCTGTGGGCACCTGTGGTCTATTATCCGTTGAATCTTTGGTGGCAGCGGATAAAATTGTTGGAGCAACAGTAA
- a CDS encoding DUF4347 domain-containing protein: MNIQNTGILFLDSSVNNYEILLKNVVSEIEVIVLESSQDGVEQITQTLLQRRRVESVHIVSHGSPGCLYLGNTQLSLSSLERYTQELQTWFSPSLILYGCNVAVGDAGEDIFAEVTPIDGSKYYCFYYTDR, from the coding sequence ATGAATATTCAGAATACAGGCATCCTTTTCCTTGACTCCTCCGTTAATAACTATGAAATATTGCTGAAAAATGTTGTATCAGAAATTGAGGTAATAGTCCTTGAATCGAGCCAAGATGGGGTAGAGCAAATTACTCAAACACTTTTACAGCGCCGGAGAGTTGAAAGTGTCCACATTGTTTCTCATGGTTCTCCCGGTTGCCTTTATCTAGGTAATACCCAACTCAGTCTCAGCAGTTTAGAACGCTATACCCAAGAGCTACAAACTTGGTTCTCTCCATCTCTAATACTCTACGGCTGTAACGTCGCAGTTGGAGATGCAGGAGAGGATATTTTTGCAGAAGTTACACCAATTGACGGGAGCAAATATTACTGCTTCTACTACACCGACAGGTAA